The DNA window GTCAGCTCGCGGACCCTTCCCTCGACGACGAGGAGCGGGTACGGGTGGCCCGCGTTCGCGAGGACGGCGCGCCCCGTCTCGGGCTCGATCCGCACGAGGACGAGCGAGGTGAAGAGGCGCCCCGTGTTCGCCGCGCGCAGGACGCGGTCCACCTCGACGAGGATCTCCGCCGGCCGCCGCCCCGCCTTGACGAGCGTCAGGAGACAGGCCTTCACCATCGCCCCCTGGATGCCGCACGAGAACCCGTGCCCGGCGACGTCGCCCGCGGCGACCCAGAGGGCCCCCTCCTCGTCGACGAGAAACTCGTACAGGTCTCCCCCGGCCTCGGTCGCGAGGATCGTCTTCGCCGCGATCTGGAGCCCCGGCACCTCGGGCGGGTGGTCGGGGAGGAGGGCCACCTGCATCCGCGACAGGAGGTCCATCTCGTGCTTCACGCGCGTCTCGCTCTCGATGCGCTTGATGAAGTCGGGCGCGTCGAGCCGTGCCTCGTCTTCTCTCTCGGGCTTGCGGGTCGCCACGACCCCGACCCACGCGAGGACCGCGAGGACCGATGCCGCCAGCAGCATCGGCGCCACGAGCTCTCCGGGGAAGCGCAGCGACGCGAGGAGATCGCGCAGCAGCGCGGGTGTCGTCGCCGCGACGAGGAGGCCGGTGAGGCCGAGCGTCCGGAAGGCGAGGAGGAGGATCGCCGCCTCGGCGAGGCTGAGCACCAGTGTCGCTCCCCAGGGGGCGTACTGGAAGGCGCACGAGTAGAGAAGGGCGTACCCGATCGCGCCGAGCGCGTCGGCCCTTTCGCGGGAGAGGACGAACCGGAAGAGGGCCGCCACGAGGACGAGGCTCGCCGCCGCGTACGGCCCCTCGAGGAGGGCGTTCGCGATGCCGCCGAAGAGCGGGAGGACGTAGGACGGCGATTCCGCGTGGACCCCGCGGAGGCCCGCCGCCGCGACTCCCGAGGCGAAGAGGAGGCGCAGGCCGGCCACCGCCGCGCCGAGGCCGAGGCCGCCCAGGATCGCCTTCCCGAGGCGCGGCGAAAGGCGCCCGGCGGCGAGGGCGTCGAGGCTCGTCCGGAAGCCGGTGACGGTGTCGCGCAGGAGCGACTCGGCGACGGCCCAGTACGCGACGAGGGCGACGGCCATGAAGATCCGCCCGGTGAGGATGATCCCCGCCGTGTACCCGCTCTGCCCTTCGAGCTCGAAGAGGGAGCCCGAGAGGACCATCGCGCCGAAGCCGAGGAGGCCGAGGCCGATCGCGATCCGGAAGCCGAGGCGCCGCCGGAAGAGGAGGACGCCGAGGAGGACGACGACGAGGAGGCCGACGATGGCGAAGAGGGGAATCGCGATGATGAGGGCCCGCGACTTCATGCGCTCGAAGCGGTGGCCGACGTCGGGGTCCGACAGCTCGCGCGAGACGATCAGCATCGCCGGCGTCGGCGCCAGGCGCGTGAGGACCTCGCGCGGCCCCTCGCCCCTCGCCTCGAGCGCGGTGACGCGGACGATCGCATTCCCGCTCTCGTAGTCGGCCGAGGGGCCGATCGCATGGCCGCGGGCCAGCCGCGCGAGAACGGCCTCGGCGAAGCGCTCGCGCGCCCCCGCGAGCTCCCCCGTCGGGGCCGCGACGCGGAAGAGGCTCCCGCTCGTGAACTCGAGGCGCCGCATCGACCCGTCGCGCCCGATGGCGATCTCGGTCCGTCCCGTCCCGACGCCCGGGACGCGAAGGTCCCCCGACACGACCCACGACCCGAGCGCGCCGTGCCGGGCGAGCCACGCCGGCGCCTCCCTCCCGAGCCGGCGGTAAGCCCTCTCGAGCTCGGAGCTCGCGAGCGCGTTGCGCACCTTCGCCTTCGGCGAGAGGAGCGTCGCGCCCGCCGCGGCCATCTCGTCCCGCGCCGTCTGCAGCGCCGATTCCTTCGACACGCCGAGCGGCTGCCACTCGGGAAGGACGCGGTGCGCCGCGACGGCGCCGGCGGCGAGGACGGCGAACCCCGCGAGGAGAGGCGCCCACGGAACGCGCGGGCGCGGGGGCCGGGCGTTCCCGGTCACGGCGTCTCGAGCGTCACGATCGGCCGAGAGCGGGAACGAAGGTCTTCCCCGTCGTCATCTCGAGCATCCGGTCGAGCGACCGTTTCGCCCGAACCCGGATTCCCTCCTCCACCTCGATCGCCGGACGGAGGTCGCGCAGGGCGAGCCAGAGCTTCTCCAGCGAGTTGCGCTTCATGTGCGGGCAGGTGTTGCACGAGCAGCCGTCGTCGGGCGGTGCCGGGATCAGCTCCTTGCCCGGCGCCGCCCGCTTCATCTGGTGGAGGATCCCTTCCTCCGTCGCGACGATGAAGGAGGCGTGCTCCGATTCCGTCACGTGCTTCAGGAGCGCCGAGGTCGAGCCGACGAAGTGCGCGTGGGCCAGGATCCGCTCGTCGCACTCCGGGTGGGCGACGAGGCGGGCCCGCGGGTTCCTCACCATGAGGTCGAGGATCCGCTTCTCCGAGAAGGTCTCGTGGACGACGCACGTCCCCGGCCAGACGACGAACTTGCGGTCGAGCTTCTTCTCGAGCCAGGCCGCGAGATTCCTGTCCGGAGCGAAGACGATCGGGTCGGGCAGCTGGCGGAGGATGGCCTCCGCCGAGGAGGAGGTGACGATGACGTCGGAGAGCGCCTTCACCGCCGCCGAACAGTTGATGTAGGAGACGACCGTGTGCCCCGGGTACTTCCGGAGCCACTCGGAAAAGAACGGCGCCGGGCAGCCGTCTGCGAGCGAGCACCCCGCTTCGAGGTCCGGCACGACGACCGTCTTCTCCGGCGTCAGGATCTTCGCGGTCTCGGCCATGAAGTGCACGCCGCAGAACGCGATGACCGGCCGGGACGATTCCTTGCCCTTGCGGGCCAGCTCGAGCGAGTCGCCGACGAAGTCGGCCACGTCCTGGACCTCGGACTCCTGGTAGTAATGGGCCAGGACGAGGGCGTCCCGTTCCTCCTTCAGGCCCAGGATCGCCCCGGGAAGGTCGTCGGGAGGCGGCGGCGCCGGCGGGGCGGCGGGAAGTGGAACGCTCACGTGGGAGATATTACGGCTCCTTCCGGCGCCGGGTTCGCCTTCGCCG is part of the Holophagales bacterium genome and encodes:
- a CDS encoding serine/threonine-protein phosphatase; this encodes MTGNARPPRPRVPWAPLLAGFAVLAAGAVAAHRVLPEWQPLGVSKESALQTARDEMAAAGATLLSPKAKVRNALASSELERAYRRLGREAPAWLARHGALGSWVVSGDLRVPGVGTGRTEIAIGRDGSMRRLEFTSGSLFRVAAPTGELAGARERFAEAVLARLARGHAIGPSADYESGNAIVRVTALEARGEGPREVLTRLAPTPAMLIVSRELSDPDVGHRFERMKSRALIIAIPLFAIVGLLVVVLLGVLLFRRRLGFRIAIGLGLLGFGAMVLSGSLFELEGQSGYTAGIILTGRIFMAVALVAYWAVAESLLRDTVTGFRTSLDALAAGRLSPRLGKAILGGLGLGAAVAGLRLLFASGVAAAGLRGVHAESPSYVLPLFGGIANALLEGPYAAASLVLVAALFRFVLSRERADALGAIGYALLYSCAFQYAPWGATLVLSLAEAAILLLAFRTLGLTGLLVAATTPALLRDLLASLRFPGELVAPMLLAASVLAVLAWVGVVATRKPEREDEARLDAPDFIKRIESETRVKHEMDLLSRMQVALLPDHPPEVPGLQIAAKTILATEAGGDLYEFLVDEEGALWVAAGDVAGHGFSCGIQGAMVKACLLTLVKAGRRPAEILVEVDRVLRAANTGRLFTSLVLVRIEPETGRAVLANAGHPYPLLVVEGRVRELTASGLPLGKGPARIYEETEFELPGAASLVLASDGLFEGPDRFDDPYGYHKPREVLERVGLWRRPAESILEALLGDWRAHVGEGEPADDTSVVVVRRTIWS
- the nadA gene encoding quinolinate synthase NadA, with product MSVPLPAAPPAPPPPDDLPGAILGLKEERDALVLAHYYQESEVQDVADFVGDSLELARKGKESSRPVIAFCGVHFMAETAKILTPEKTVVVPDLEAGCSLADGCPAPFFSEWLRKYPGHTVVSYINCSAAVKALSDVIVTSSSAEAILRQLPDPIVFAPDRNLAAWLEKKLDRKFVVWPGTCVVHETFSEKRILDLMVRNPRARLVAHPECDERILAHAHFVGSTSALLKHVTESEHASFIVATEEGILHQMKRAAPGKELIPAPPDDGCSCNTCPHMKRNSLEKLWLALRDLRPAIEVEEGIRVRAKRSLDRMLEMTTGKTFVPALGRS